A portion of the Shimia isoporae genome contains these proteins:
- a CDS encoding potassium channel family protein gives MSQADQLIWGSVVLSLCAVIHVGLLASMIPILQGVGHLIRNRGRAIRTAIITGVSFALIVFSHTIQVWLWAYSLMHLDAIEYFYDALYFSLVTYTTVGYGDLVLPVDFRVFGAFGGVSGILCFGLSTAFLVSLVSRLLPRSFESKFDSFHSSGNKDA, from the coding sequence ATGAGCCAAGCGGACCAACTCATCTGGGGGTCGGTGGTCCTCAGTCTTTGCGCGGTGATTCACGTTGGCCTATTGGCGAGCATGATCCCAATTCTGCAGGGCGTGGGACATCTGATCCGCAATCGCGGGCGCGCAATCCGCACAGCGATAATAACCGGTGTATCCTTTGCCCTGATCGTCTTTTCGCACACGATTCAGGTCTGGCTATGGGCGTATTCTCTGATGCATCTGGACGCCATCGAGTACTTCTATGACGCCCTGTATTTCTCACTCGTTACCTATACCACAGTCGGCTACGGGGATCTGGTCCTGCCGGTCGATTTTCGGGTATTTGGTGCTTTCGGAGGCGTTTCAGGCATTCTTTGTTTCGGCCTCTCAACCGCCTTTCTGGTATCTCTTGTCAGCCGTTTGCTGCCGCGATCCTTTGAAAGCAAATTTGACTCTTTCCATAGCTCCGGCAACAAAGACGCATGA
- a CDS encoding Hint domain-containing protein: protein MADPTGPGIVDGTENDDVIEVGFADGEGDAVANAGAAISAQGGDDLVEGGNGDDTIYAGNGDDTVYAGAGDDEVFGDESDPQDAPQDGDLEPGDDLLAGEAGSDTIHGNGGDDVIYGGFAPSSDTGGGVTGGIESFNWSEAGVAADGDALNGPVTQDTGTVSVEFTTTVSGGATSEFDTAAQLLDGIDAGPTTANINSALRMDTGAGTGASTTAALEFSEAVENVQFRINDIDGNAVSKVWAYDVDGNRLEVTLTATADTNLHLTDVDGDGTNEAAISSGANPGAPGDPANSVLVSIPGPVARIEIITINLDDEPADITVSDVYFTTETVVVSTEDGDDVLTGGEGSDLIYGQDGEDEITGGEGVDTIDGGADADTIIGGSTLDLVNGGGDGDDDDTLDLRGLGPITVVYDPENGENGVAVIDETGEAFEFFDIENILADEISDRDRDGIVEGSAAADLMDLNYDGDPDGDFVDNEDNIFPSNEPNDDIIVGFGGDDTIVAAEGDDIAFGGEGNDIMGGGAGDDSMAGGAGDDYMEGATGNDVLYGRDGHDTLAGGDDDDLLVGEHGDDVLAGGAGEDTLVGGTGNDTLDGSSGNDLMKGNEGDDLLDSGGGDDTVHGGEGNDFIEGNPGNDELWGDEGDDTIFGNDGDDTIHGGAGNDTISTGPGEDIVDAGDDRDLIIVVGQDDQFIDGAEGGDDFDTLEVRGRAEIVYDPMNAENGVVHYLDGDGVRTGITTTFVNIENVVIVDTSELDGVVEGTDGDDLIDASYMGDPEGDRIDNFDALDNFLDEPLDSTVPSSFFEFPGGTPRGDERDAVDAGDGNDTVFSGQGDDVVHGGAGDDSIDAGAGFDDVSGGSGNDTIFGGIGTDKLFGEGDDDVLYGGDQSDTIYGGDGNDELWGEDDADSLIGGEGDDTFVGGQGSDTIDGGEGNDSILAGDGDDVIMTGSGANYVDAGSGDNMVMAGIGDDTLVGGSGADSIDGNGGNDLIIGGAGVDTIDGGEGDDRITGGTPGVTGVASVGQTPDDLSGGAGDDIINGDSGDDRINGGDDNDSLGGGIGADSINGGDGDDVIYGEDSFDLDTGELADRPDDFGAALALEPGDDSINAGAGNDLVFGQEGDDLVRGGEGDDTISGGIGTDTLEGEDDQDTFVIGSAEEGIGDEIFGGDGGVDMDRLDIAGERGVDWRVVDMVTDSDGNGFDGTIEFLDSSGDAPFVIGTATFENIEIVCFTPGTKILTPMGEVSVENLSEGDLVVTRDNGLQAIRWAGSRSLSASELAARPELRPVMIRQGALGPNQPERDMMVSPNHRMLLVSEQAELLFEEREVLVAAKHLTHLNGVDVVDVEDVTYIHIMCEQHEVVLADGAWSESFQPGDYSMQGIEEEQREEIYALFPELREEEGLAAYTAARLSLKRHEAKLLA from the coding sequence ATGGCTGATCCGACAGGTCCTGGTATCGTCGATGGAACCGAAAACGACGATGTAATTGAAGTAGGTTTTGCTGACGGCGAAGGCGACGCAGTTGCAAACGCCGGTGCGGCAATCAGCGCGCAAGGCGGCGACGACCTTGTAGAAGGCGGCAATGGCGACGACACTATTTACGCTGGCAACGGCGATGACACAGTGTACGCAGGTGCCGGCGACGACGAAGTGTTCGGAGATGAAAGCGACCCGCAAGACGCGCCTCAAGATGGCGATCTGGAACCGGGTGACGATCTGCTCGCCGGCGAAGCGGGCTCCGATACAATCCACGGCAACGGCGGCGACGACGTGATCTACGGCGGCTTCGCACCGTCCAGCGACACCGGTGGTGGCGTAACCGGCGGCATCGAAAGCTTCAATTGGAGCGAAGCAGGTGTTGCTGCCGACGGCGACGCGCTGAACGGTCCGGTCACCCAGGACACGGGCACCGTATCTGTAGAGTTCACCACAACTGTATCCGGTGGCGCGACCTCAGAATTTGATACCGCCGCCCAGCTTCTTGACGGCATTGACGCTGGTCCGACGACGGCGAACATCAATAGCGCCCTGCGCATGGACACAGGCGCTGGTACCGGCGCATCTACAACCGCGGCGTTGGAATTCTCCGAAGCAGTAGAAAACGTTCAGTTCCGCATCAACGATATCGACGGCAACGCCGTGTCCAAAGTGTGGGCCTACGACGTCGACGGAAACCGCCTCGAAGTCACTCTCACGGCGACGGCCGACACGAACCTGCATCTGACCGATGTAGATGGCGACGGCACCAACGAAGCCGCGATTTCAAGCGGCGCAAACCCCGGCGCGCCCGGCGACCCCGCGAACTCCGTTCTGGTCAGCATCCCGGGACCGGTGGCACGTATCGAAATCATTACCATCAATCTGGACGATGAACCGGCCGACATCACGGTCTCGGACGTCTACTTCACGACTGAGACAGTCGTCGTATCCACCGAAGATGGCGACGATGTTCTGACCGGCGGCGAAGGCAGCGACCTTATCTACGGTCAGGACGGTGAAGATGAGATCACCGGCGGAGAAGGTGTCGACACCATCGACGGCGGCGCTGACGCAGACACAATCATTGGCGGCAGCACACTGGATCTCGTTAACGGCGGTGGCGACGGCGACGACGACGACACCCTTGACCTGCGCGGTCTGGGACCGATCACCGTGGTCTATGATCCCGAGAACGGCGAAAACGGTGTAGCCGTGATCGACGAAACCGGCGAAGCCTTTGAATTCTTTGACATCGAGAACATTCTTGCGGACGAAATTTCTGACCGTGACCGTGATGGCATCGTCGAGGGTTCAGCCGCAGCGGATCTGATGGATCTGAACTACGACGGGGACCCGGATGGTGACTTTGTCGACAACGAGGACAACATTTTCCCGTCCAATGAACCAAACGATGACATTATCGTGGGCTTTGGTGGCGACGACACCATTGTTGCAGCCGAGGGTGACGACATCGCCTTTGGTGGCGAAGGCAATGACATCATGGGGGGCGGCGCAGGTGACGACAGCATGGCTGGCGGCGCAGGCGACGACTACATGGAAGGCGCAACTGGCAACGATGTCCTCTACGGTCGCGATGGTCACGATACCCTCGCTGGTGGCGATGACGACGACTTGCTCGTCGGCGAACACGGCGACGACGTCCTTGCTGGCGGCGCGGGCGAAGACACGCTCGTCGGTGGCACAGGCAACGATACGCTGGACGGCTCTTCCGGCAACGACTTGATGAAGGGCAACGAAGGCGACGACCTTCTGGACTCCGGTGGCGGTGACGACACCGTACACGGCGGTGAAGGCAATGACTTCATCGAAGGCAACCCCGGAAACGACGAACTCTGGGGCGATGAGGGTGACGACACCATCTTCGGCAACGACGGTGACGACACCATCCACGGCGGCGCAGGCAACGACACCATCTCGACCGGACCGGGCGAAGATATTGTCGACGCTGGCGACGACCGTGACCTGATCATCGTTGTTGGCCAGGATGACCAGTTCATCGACGGTGCAGAAGGCGGTGACGACTTCGACACGCTCGAAGTACGCGGCCGCGCCGAGATCGTTTACGATCCTATGAACGCAGAGAACGGTGTCGTGCACTACCTCGATGGCGACGGAGTTCGCACGGGTATCACCACGACCTTCGTGAACATCGAAAACGTCGTGATCGTTGACACCAGCGAACTGGACGGCGTGGTCGAAGGCACCGATGGCGACGACCTGATCGACGCCTCTTACATGGGTGATCCCGAAGGCGACCGGATCGACAACTTCGACGCTCTGGACAACTTCCTGGACGAACCTCTCGACTCCACAGTCCCGTCAAGCTTCTTTGAATTCCCCGGCGGCACGCCGCGTGGTGACGAGCGTGACGCGGTTGATGCGGGCGACGGCAACGATACCGTATTCTCCGGCCAAGGCGACGACGTCGTTCACGGTGGTGCAGGCGACGACAGCATCGACGCTGGCGCGGGCTTTGATGATGTGTCCGGCGGCTCTGGAAACGACACCATCTTTGGTGGCATCGGTACAGACAAACTGTTCGGTGAAGGCGACGACGACGTTCTTTACGGCGGTGATCAGTCCGACACCATCTACGGTGGCGACGGCAACGACGAACTCTGGGGTGAAGACGACGCCGACTCTCTGATCGGCGGCGAAGGTGACGACACCTTCGTTGGCGGGCAGGGTTCCGACACCATTGATGGTGGCGAAGGCAACGACTCGATCCTTGCTGGTGACGGCGATGACGTGATCATGACCGGTAGCGGTGCCAACTATGTAGACGCCGGTTCCGGCGACAACATGGTGATGGCCGGTATCGGTGACGATACGCTGGTCGGCGGCTCCGGTGCGGACAGCATTGATGGCAACGGCGGCAACGACTTGATCATCGGTGGCGCGGGTGTTGACACCATCGACGGCGGCGAAGGCGATGACCGCATCACAGGCGGTACACCCGGTGTAACCGGTGTGGCCTCTGTCGGTCAGACACCGGACGACCTCAGTGGTGGGGCCGGCGACGATATCATCAACGGTGACTCCGGGGACGACCGCATCAACGGCGGCGACGACAACGACAGCCTCGGCGGCGGTATCGGCGCAGACTCCATCAACGGTGGCGACGGCGACGACGTTATCTATGGTGAAGATAGCTTCGATCTGGACACAGGCGAACTGGCTGACCGCCCGGACGACTTTGGCGCAGCCTTGGCCCTTGAACCTGGTGATGACAGCATCAACGCGGGCGCAGGTAACGACCTTGTCTTTGGCCAAGAAGGCGACGACTTGGTGCGCGGCGGTGAAGGCGACGACACCATCTCCGGTGGCATCGGCACCGATACGCTGGAAGGCGAAGACGATCAGGATACGTTCGTGATCGGCTCAGCCGAGGAAGGCATCGGCGACGAGATCTTCGGTGGCGACGGCGGTGTTGACATGGACCGTCTCGACATTGCCGGCGAGCGTGGTGTTGACTGGCGTGTTGTTGACATGGTCACCGACAGCGACGGTAACGGCTTTGACGGTACAATCGAGTTCCTCGATAGCTCCGGCGACGCACCGTTCGTAATCGGCACAGCAACCTTCGAGAACATCGAAATCGTCTGCTTCACACCGGGGACGAAGATCCTGACCCCGATGGGAGAAGTTTCGGTCGAAAACCTGTCCGAAGGCGATCTGGTTGTGACCCGCGACAACGGCTTGCAAGCCATCCGCTGGGCTGGCTCCCGCAGCCTGTCCGCGTCGGAACTGGCTGCACGTCCGGAACTGCGTCCGGTGATGATCCGCCAAGGTGCACTGGGTCCGAACCAACCAGAGCGCGACATGATGGTCTCGCCAAACCACCGCATGCTGCTCGTTTCCGAGCAGGCGGAGCTCCTGTTTGAAGAGCGTGAGGTTCTGGTAGCGGCCAAACACCTGACCCACCTCAACGGTGTGGACGTTGTCGACGTCGAAGACGTGACCTACATCCACATCATGTGCGAACAGCACGAGGTGGTTCTTGCAGACGGCGCCTGGAGCGAAAGCTTCCAGCCGGGCGACTATTCCATGCAGGGCATCGAAGAAGAGCAGCGTGAAGAAATCTACGCACTCTTCCCGGAACTGCGCGAAGAAGAAGGCCTAGCGGCGTATACCGCTGCGCGCCTGTCGCTCAAGCGCCACGAGGCTAAGCTGCTCGCGTAA
- a CDS encoding HpcH/HpaI aldolase family protein → MPAPKNTFKAALANNQPQIGCWMSFAEAYAAELMSTTGFDWLVIDGEHGPNDLRSIRDQLMVIDPSPSHAVVRVPYGQDWIIKQALDAGAQTLLVPLVDTADQARELVRACRYAPEGIRGMGGAGSRVTGFGAIPDYVTTANDEICLLVQAESRLAIENLDEILAVEGVDGVFIGPADLSADMGYPGNSEADEVQDTIEAAIKKTRAAGKAAGILTLTLEGAKKHLEQGATFVAVGMDTLVLAKAARALSADAKAFLD, encoded by the coding sequence ATGCCGGCGCCAAAGAACACGTTTAAAGCGGCTCTCGCAAACAACCAGCCGCAGATCGGATGTTGGATGTCTTTCGCAGAGGCTTACGCAGCCGAACTCATGTCCACCACCGGCTTTGACTGGCTGGTGATTGATGGCGAACACGGTCCCAATGACCTGCGAAGCATCCGTGACCAACTTATGGTTATTGATCCCTCGCCCAGCCATGCCGTGGTCCGTGTGCCCTATGGGCAGGATTGGATCATAAAGCAGGCGCTTGATGCCGGCGCGCAAACCTTGCTCGTGCCGCTCGTCGATACAGCAGACCAGGCGCGCGAACTGGTTCGCGCCTGCCGCTATGCCCCAGAAGGCATTCGCGGCATGGGAGGCGCCGGTTCTCGCGTAACTGGGTTCGGCGCGATCCCGGACTATGTAACCACAGCAAACGATGAAATCTGTTTGTTAGTTCAAGCAGAAAGCCGACTCGCCATTGAAAACCTTGATGAAATTCTGGCCGTTGAAGGAGTGGACGGTGTGTTCATCGGTCCCGCGGATCTCTCGGCCGATATGGGATACCCCGGCAACTCGGAAGCTGACGAGGTCCAGGACACCATCGAGGCTGCAATCAAGAAAACCCGGGCCGCTGGCAAGGCGGCAGGCATCCTGACACTCACTCTCGAAGGTGCCAAGAAGCATCTTGAGCAAGGCGCAACGTTCGTCGCGGTTGGCATGGACACACTCGTTCTTGCCAAGGCCGCGCGCGCATTGAGTGCCGACGCCAAAGCGTTTCTGGACTGA
- a CDS encoding DUF2478 domain-containing protein → MMKIAYTMAHGRGELDLLLAELAKRLEARSIATRGIVQTNSECAPDQLCDMDVQILPDGDIIRISQSLGKEARGCRLDPDAMAHAVTEVARSMQSSYDVFLLNKFGKQEAEGKGFRDLLAEAAGNGATVIAGTNPLNVESFTQFADGMATEVAPDIDALMAWYDKVNAS, encoded by the coding sequence ATGATGAAAATCGCATACACAATGGCGCATGGGCGCGGTGAACTTGATCTCTTGCTGGCAGAGCTGGCCAAGCGTCTGGAAGCACGGTCGATCGCCACCCGTGGCATCGTACAAACCAATTCCGAATGTGCGCCGGATCAGCTGTGCGACATGGATGTTCAGATACTGCCGGACGGAGACATTATCCGCATCAGCCAATCCCTCGGCAAAGAGGCGCGCGGGTGTCGGCTTGATCCGGATGCTATGGCACATGCAGTGACCGAAGTCGCCCGCAGCATGCAATCTTCTTATGATGTGTTCCTGCTGAATAAATTCGGCAAGCAAGAAGCAGAGGGCAAAGGCTTTCGTGACCTTTTGGCGGAGGCCGCCGGAAATGGCGCGACAGTGATCGCGGGCACCAACCCTCTCAACGTCGAGAGTTTTACCCAATTTGCAGATGGAATGGCGACAGAAGTCGCACCTGACATCGACGCCCTGATGGCCTGGTACGACAAGGTAAACGCTTCCTAA